The Emys orbicularis isolate rEmyOrb1 chromosome 14, rEmyOrb1.hap1, whole genome shotgun sequence genome includes a region encoding these proteins:
- the FAAP24 gene encoding Fanconi anemia core complex-associated protein 24 isoform X2 — protein sequence MTAKETTPDEAGAVSVPYGHVIGNEKWRGSQIAQGLQGKIKLILEDGLGLVDFHLSNRSCILYISEADLVAGSSFKRRLVRFRNASSLHGIVIVEKTQISDQYFPAVQKFIVLELGMTLLPVANQGEASQLIIQLVHEQSKDHTSNPFLHKKCSQLVEASILRTVQQIPGVGKTKALLLLQQFMTARLRNHSKLRRT from the exons ATGACAGCAAAAGAAACCACTCCTGATGAAGCAGGAGCTGTTAGTGTCCCTTACGGACATGTGATTGGAAATGAGAAATGGAGAGGGTCACAGATAGCTCAAGGATTACAAG GGAAAATTAAGCTAATTCTTGAAGATGGCTTAGGACTTGTGGATTTTCATCTTTCAAACAGATCTTGCATTTTGTATATTTCGGAAGCAGATTTGGTGGCAGGAAGTAGCTTCAAAAGACGTCTCGTTCGGTTTAGAAAT GCCAGCAGTCTTCATGGGATTGTGATAGTTGAAAAAACCCAGATAAGTGATCAATACTTTCCGGCAGTGCAGAAGTTTATTGTGCTAGAACTTGGAATGACATTGCTTCCGGTGGCCAATCAGGGAGAAGCATCTCAACTTATTATTCAGCTA GTCCATGAGCAAAGTAAGGATCACACTAGTAACCCCTTTCTTCATAAAAAATGTTCCCAGCTAGTGGAGGCATCAATACTTCGGACAGTCCAGCAGATTCCAGGAGTTGGGAAAACAAAAGCTCTGCTTCTACTACAGCAATTT ATGACGGCTAGATTGAGAAATCACAGCAAACTCAGAAGAACCTAG
- the FAAP24 gene encoding Fanconi anemia core complex-associated protein 24 isoform X1 has product MTAKETTPDEAGAVSVPYGHVIGNEKWRGSQIAQGLQGKIKLILEDGLGLVDFHLSNRSCILYISEADLVAGSSFKRRLVRFRNASSLHGIVIVEKTQISDQYFPAVQKFIVLELGMTLLPVANQGEASQLIIQLVHEQSKDHTSNPFLHKKCSQLVEASILRTVQQIPGVGKTKALLLLQQFVSIHQLCNASVQDLELVVGQTIAQQIHAFFTQTK; this is encoded by the exons ATGACAGCAAAAGAAACCACTCCTGATGAAGCAGGAGCTGTTAGTGTCCCTTACGGACATGTGATTGGAAATGAGAAATGGAGAGGGTCACAGATAGCTCAAGGATTACAAG GGAAAATTAAGCTAATTCTTGAAGATGGCTTAGGACTTGTGGATTTTCATCTTTCAAACAGATCTTGCATTTTGTATATTTCGGAAGCAGATTTGGTGGCAGGAAGTAGCTTCAAAAGACGTCTCGTTCGGTTTAGAAAT GCCAGCAGTCTTCATGGGATTGTGATAGTTGAAAAAACCCAGATAAGTGATCAATACTTTCCGGCAGTGCAGAAGTTTATTGTGCTAGAACTTGGAATGACATTGCTTCCGGTGGCCAATCAGGGAGAAGCATCTCAACTTATTATTCAGCTA GTCCATGAGCAAAGTAAGGATCACACTAGTAACCCCTTTCTTCATAAAAAATGTTCCCAGCTAGTGGAGGCATCAATACTTCGGACAGTCCAGCAGATTCCAGGAGTTGGGAAAACAAAAGCTCTGCTTCTACTACAGCAATTTGTAAGCATCCACCAGCTTTGCAATGCATCTGTCCAGGACCTCGAGCTAGTAGTAGGACAAACAATAGCACAACAAATTCATGCTTTCTTTACACAGACAAAGTGA